The genome window GGTCCAGCCAGACGACCGTCTCCACTCGCGGCCAGAAGACCCGCTGGGAGTAAGCCATGTAGGAGCCGGAGACGACCCAACTTTCTCCGACCGTCGCTTCGGCGAGACGCCGGTCCAGTTCCCCTGGGTCCGTATCCGCCAGGCCGACCCATCCGATCTGCCAGTTGAGCGCGTCCAGTTCGACGACGGGGACGTTGAGCGCGGACGCCAGTTGGCTCGCCAGGGTGGATTTCCCGGAACAACTGTTCCCGGTGACGTGAATCCTTCGGCCAATATGGAGGTCATAAAGAACTTCAAGGTTTCTACCCATCTGATCAAAATCCAAATCCGAGATACTGGTACGAAGTAAACTGCTGTAATGCTTTAAAGAATACGGTTCATAATTCAAACATTGAAATGTGAGTCGTCTCTTAGTCCAATTGCTTGTTGTACATAAACGAATCAATTTGTGTCACATTACACGAACACTTTCGTTAAGGGTTCATCACGATAGTGCCAGTTAGAGTCTATTCTTGTTCTTCTCGTAGTAGGACATAACCTGTTCTTCAATCCACTTGTCATGCTCAACATGAAATCCAACGCAGAGACTGCCATCGTCATCAAAACGCGTAATAACCGTTTGCATTGTCTTTTCCTGTCCATCCGTACCGTCTATCTGTACAATTGGAGCTAGATACTGATTCGCTTTACAAACTGCGATTATTGATATGTGAAGCTTTGAGTTCATTGAGAAGTCGTCTTCATTTACAGCGATCATCAAGGAATCATCATTGGAAGTGATGTCCTTAGCTCCGTAGAAGTCAAGCATACCGTTGTTTAGCATTGTAATGAACGACAGTTCGGGGCGTCGTTCGTATTTTAAAACATTCAATAACTGTATCCCTTTCTGAGCATCACATGCATCGAATTTACGTAGCACGATGGTGTAATCGTTGAGGTATCGAAACACTCTTTTAGAATCCTGATAAATCATGTCGTAAGCGCCACCCCACGCATCGAACACCTTACTTGGAGTTACAAACTCCCTCCAGTATAGATGGGCAAGTAAGAACAGGTTACGTGAGAGAGTTTCAAACTCAGATAATCTCTCCGTGTGATCCTTCGGCTGAGAGATACCGTATTTGTAGTTAGTATCAAATTGAGCGATCTGTTCGACAATGGTCTCTGACCCAGTTCCAATAGTAACTACGTTTCCATAGCGACGACTGGATAAGTTTTTATAACTAGAATACGTTAAGACGAGAGTGCCACGCCAATCGGTTGCTTCAACAAGTATTATCGCACCGACATTCTGAGCCACTTCTTTTCCACGTTGACTTATTGAATAGTTATCTAAAAACCCCATAATTTCGGTACTTTCAAACTCTGATTTATTCTTGAATGTCTCAAATAAGTCTTCAATAAAGTACTGGATATGCAATGCCGAGCCAGAGGCGCCAACAGCCAAGCTGTTGTTCACTCTGAATATCTTGCGCCGCATCAGAATAGGAATGAATTCTGGTTTGTGACCTATTGGAATACTCACTCCATTTGGATGTGAAGGTAACCTAAGGTCAGTTGTGCTAGTCGGTCCTGGCACTGAAATCAACATGTCACCAGCAAGGACAGGTGAGCCTGCGTTGGTATGGAAAATGGCAGTCATGGTTCCGGTTGTCGTTTAAGACTTAGTCTCTAGAATCCAGGCCTTTGCCAGGCCGCCGAAAGCCAGAACGGCAGGGCCGCACGGGGATTCACCTTCCAGTCCACCAGCTGCTTGTCTTTGCCCGGACGATAGGAGGCCCCCTCCCAGGTATTCGAATCCTCCGCGGGACGTTCCAGGATACGCCGGAGGACCAGGCCGGCATCGGCACCCGGGTTCAGCAGGTCGGCCATCGTCCAGTTGAATTCGAACGTTCCCTCTTTCTCGTCCCGAACAGGTCCGGTTTGCCAGTAAGGCTTTTCGATTTCGATGGACAGGGTCCGATCCGCCCACGGCCGCTGGAAAGGATGCACATCGTAGAAGACGTAGTACCCGCCCGGTTTCAATATGCGAAAGACCTCCCCGTAAACCGCGCGGAGATCCGCGATCCAGACGAAGAACCCGTTGGTCGAGCAGACCAGGTCGAACGAACGGTCCGCCATCGCGTGGAGATCCGTCGCGTCCGCCCGTACGAAGTCGATCGCCAGACCCAGCTGATCCGCC of Gemmatimonadota bacterium contains these proteins:
- a CDS encoding adenylate kinase, giving the protein MGRNLEVLYDLHIGRRIHVTGNSCSGKSTLASQLASALNVPVVELDALNWQIGWVGLADTDPGELDRRLAEATVGESWVVSGSYMAYSQRVFWPRVETVVWLDLPVHRLLWRVLARSWKRWRSKELLWGTNYERFWPQLKVWNREDSLIWWIVTQQGRKRRRMEACTQDPAWRHISFIRLESNAEIEAFLRAVNGLRP
- a CDS encoding class I SAM-dependent methyltransferase, producing MTATTTRRTGEMHDANRRSWDNNAGSWAEMRDRDGLWRLCPEEPELGFSGGAYELIGSLAGSMEGKEVAVVGSGDNYAVFALSGMKANVTSIDISERQLEIASARADQLGLAIDFVRADATDLHAMADRSFDLVCSTNGFFVWIADLRAVYGEVFRILKPGGYYVFYDVHPFQRPWADRTLSIEIEKPYWQTGPVRDEKEGTFEFNWTMADLLNPGADAGLVLRRILERPAEDSNTWEGASYRPGKDKQLVDWKVNPRAALPFWLSAAWQRPGF